The sequence TAACATGATGCTCATAACAGTTTAAGGACAATGCTTGTGGCTAACTTGGCTAAATGATGAGTGGTAGCTTACACCTAGCTAGCTCGCTCGGAGCTGTCATAGCCCATAGTTCTGCAAATGTACACAAGGGCTGGTGCGCTAACACTTACTAAATAGGGTTAcagatattttcatatttgtaaGTGTTAAGTAAAAGTGCGAGGCTTTGCCCTTTCCTGTATGTATGACTTACCATGTATTTTCTGTCATAGCTTTGCACTGAGTGAACCTCCACCACCTTTCCCAGTCCTGATGTCCATTCTGTCACAGCCTTTACTGATTTCTAGAAAGGTTTTGTTGGTTTACGacaagctgttttgttttttttgtcgttTTAACAGTGATGTTCAACAAAGTTTCACAGTTTGAACAGAGAGAATAGACATGACATAACCACAATGCACTGTCTAGCACAGTTAATTTTGGCACCCAGCTGTCCTCAAGAGCCTGGGctcgagagtgtgtgtgtgtgtgtgtgtgtgtgtgtgtgtgtgtatgcactcaATAGGCATTCAATAAGACATTCTTAGATACAGCTTTACACATTAATATGCATTTAGCTACAGTAGCTGATTAGGTGTACTCAGACATTAAAAACCTACTCTGTGTATACAGAcagatattttcatttgtgtaaTTGTACTGTCCCTTGTGATTTCACAGATTATCTTGATAATGGCAACAATAAAATGGCAATCCAGCAGGCGGATAAACTGCTGAAGAAGCATAAGGATCTGCACTGTGCCAAGGTATGTTGCTTAGGGACTATTCTCATCGAGAACCATACATTTTTctgtatgtatacacatatataaataccTACCTAAAACATATTTAGCTGCTGTTCTGGTTGACAGCCAATTTGTGTTTTATCATTGGCTTTGTTGAAAAGAAAATGCTCCTCTTTCATCTGTCAGATGAAGTTCAAGTTTACTCTGATGCGACCTTGGCTGTAACATTCCTCACATACTGTCTGGAGTTATCGCAAATCCAAAGACAGTTAAGAGACAAATAGGTGTAACTGTGGGATGTGCCCAGGGCGCTACTGTATTGTTCAAGATCTTTCTCTAGTTATAAGGGTAATTGTAAGAATTAACACAATTTTAGAACTAGTtggacatttttgtttgtctaaATATGTGTAATTCAGTATGGAGTTACAATACAAAtcccacagaaaaacaacagtccCAGCTTTTGGGACAGGGTGTGATAAGAGGTTTAGAGATGAGTGTTCCCAGACAAACTCAAGTTGTGGTGTCTACAGTTTGCGCCAGTGTCCCAACAGATGTGCATAGTGACCTTGTACGAGATGCCGATAATGGAGGTAGAGACGTTAAAGAGAGTAGAGAGTAGAGACAGCTCATTTGTTAGGAAATGCCCAGAAGTCCCATTATCCACCAAACCGCAGTGATGCGTTCCTTTTGACCGCGGTAAGAAAAAATCCTTGCTGTCACAACCCTAGTCAGCGTTTACATCAGGCTGCAAAGGCAGCTTCAGAAACAGGTGAAAAGAGCAGCCAGTagctctgacagcagctggGAATCAAAACATGGAAGTCTGCCTCATGACTAAGAGGAGAGCTTTATGTCCTATAACGGCATAGTTATAGGAGGAATCAGTAGTCATGCACTGTTTGCAGCTCTTGCTTAATTGTACTATTCAGTTAAATTTGGATTTAAGGGTGAACTTATTACACTTCGGTTTGTTcaattttggtgttttaataaTTAATCTGGCCGCTTCAAACCTGAAGCATCAGGTTTCTGATAATCTGGTTTTAGTATTGTTGCTACAAATTAAAGCTGGGCAGTATATCAATATTAcattgatactgtgatatgagactataCATCATCTGAGATTTCAAATATTGCACTATTTTGATGTGGCATGAGTGTTGTATTCTTCTGGCTTTAAAGGCTGCGTAACAGTAAAGGGATGCcatttttatatacatatagacTGTTCTCAGTTCTATTGTTTGTCTTCTTCGTAATCATTCATGGTTATCATATTAATGACTTTTCATCAAAAACCTGCTGGgtataaatatcttatgaaaacaccagtTGTCAACCCCACAGTATCttctcaatatcaatatcaaggtatttgatcaaagatattgtgatatttgattatgTACATGTCCTAGATCTATTGGCTTCTGAACCGTTAAATGGGCTTGAATCTATCGACATCAAGGCCAATTCATATTTCTGCATCAAAATGCCTTTGTAGCTGCATGTTTGGGTTCTGTGGCTGCTGTGTAGCCTTCAGGGACTCCATCTGTAGCTTACTCACACCTCTTCATGAATGTGATTGTGTAGGGCAATGCAAGACCACAAAAACTGTGACTGATCAATTAAACCACTTAGTACTTTGGACATTTGCAGCTGATTTCCACAGATAGTTCATTTTTAGAATGCATCATCCCCAAATTATATAGAGTGCCACATGCTACTAGATACTGTCACCGCTGTCGATAGCTCCTGCATAGCAACAGCGACAGTTGGACTCAGAGGTATAAACTCGCCTTTAGCTGTCCCTTAGTGAGGTTAGGTTTAAAGTTAACTCACCTTTTCAGGCACAACAGATTTTAAGTGAAGATACAACACAGTATAATTGAATGTAGTTCTAGGCCCGTAGTTATCAACCGTTTCAGGGTAGGATATCGGTCCTACTTTAGAAACAAAAGCATATGAGCATTCCTACGACACAAAAGCATTCATATCTCAGCCTATAAATAGGAGAGCTGCAGAGGTGCCCCAAACGGTTGAGAGTTACCACAGGACACTGCAGGGAGGTCGCAACTGCAAGCGCGAGAATTTAGGAAACAGGGAAGgttgataatataataataaagttatcagtaaaacaaaaacagtgattgGATTGAGCAGTCATTAATGTGACTGACCTTGTCCATGAAGCCATTTATCCATCTATTGGAAGGTCGTCTGCCCGCTGCACAAATGAATGTAATCGCTACAATTACGTTTTCTTGCAACTGAAATAAGTGACAGTAATTGAAAATGGATGATCTCAGATTAAATGGTGACTTAGATAGATAGTTAAATAATTTACTAACTAACAGGTAGATAAACTATGCACATAAACAGTCCCAACTATTATGTACGGCTGACAGTAGCTGTTAAGCTACTTTGACCAGAAATCCTCATTTTCCTCCACCAGCTCAGTGGATAGCATCAACTTTTGTTTGGTACTGTTGGCGTGTCTTGATCTCACACACTTGcatgttgttttcatgttgagCGTGGGCAGAGTGGCTGACATGGTGTCTTCAGTACTCTCCTCCATTGTACTGTCCCTAatggctttttattttcaaagctttttttttgcatttacagtaatgtcaTGAGTGCAGTTGTCATTTGGAGGAGCTCACCTGGttcactgtctctcctctgctctgctgggtgagcagcacacacacagggggctCAGCCCCGCcctcagagagcagaggagagaaactcatgtgaccataaatgacagcaaaatacAGTCAAgactgttgatgttgtttttgtttttgtttttccaaatatATGCtctcttatttcattttagctCAGTGTTGAgagtctctgctgtgttttgctgtcatttatggttGCACTAGtttctctcctgcctctctcctctgctcttgtGCTTCTTgtagcagagcagaggagagacagtgaaCCAGGTGAACTCAAACTCAAGTAAAAAGCCAATAAGAGTAATTTGGTCCGTGCAAAAGACGGACAGATGACACACCGCCAAATATGTGCATAACATTTGGTAATATTTATTATTCTCTGTTATAAGTTCATAATATTACCCTGAAATCTGACTTTATTTGTAGGTTCAGAGTAATACActttctcacacagacacacgcacagagGATTCCACCCCACAAAATGACACTCCATCCCTAATCTGAACAGTGACACCTCTTAGTCACTTAGTCAGCCTCTCAGtgactccatctctctctcctcccaggtCCTAAAGGCCATCGGTCTGCAGAGAACCGGGAAGCAGGATGAAGCCTTCACTTTGGCCCAGGAAGTGGCCACCCTAGAGCCCACCGATGACAATTCGCTACAGGCTCTGACTATACTGTACAGAGAGATGCACCGCCgtaagcacatacacacacacacacacacacacacacacacacacacacacacacacacagctgatctgTAATATACTCTGGATGGATAATAAACCGCCCACTAAGGTGAAAGCCACTAGAAGTGGGTCAGCCGCCATATACgcccaaacaaacaacaagatgCGCAGCATATGcttgaggaaaataaataaataaaaggagtGGGAAAACAGTCCATAGGTGATAGTAACAGAAGAAAGCTCAATGTTAATCTGCACTGATATGACATCATTTTAGGCTGCATAGATCGTCTGAAGGCTTGCTCAGACCTCAGAAAACCTAAAATCACTAAACTGCTCAAATTACACAACTCTACACAACTGAGTGCAGATGAATGAAACCATGATGCATGTGGGTTTTTTCCTAAACTTTCTTTATCTTCAGTAAATACAGCAttacaaataaattcaaatgaagcATTGAAATAATTGATTAGATTTAGTGATAATAAAGCTATAATATAGCTGTTATAAAGTACTACAAAGTTGGTTGTACTAATATGATATCCCTGTGGCTTCACTTCTTCATTTATTACTTCATCAGCAGTCCTGATTTTATTACagatcagtcacacacacgttcacacacagtGTTTTGGAAGGCTGGTGACAGTATtgcagcgagtgtgtgtgtgtgtgtgtgtgttcattggtATGTCTGTTGTTACAGCCGAGTTAGTAACCAAGCTGTATGAAGCTGCGGTGAAGAAGGTCCCTCTCAGTGAGGAGTATCACTCTCACCTCTTCATGGCTTATGCTCGTGTGGGGGAGTACAAGAAGATGCAGCAGGTGAGAGAGCACATGGCCGCACAagcatatatatacataaacatgcaaaaaaaaaagtgatgctgaTGAGTGACAACATCTGTACCTTATTATTTTGTACATCTGTTCCCTTTTGTATAGGCGGGAATGGCCCTCTATAAAATTGTCCCCAAGAATCCTTACTATTTCTGGTCTGTCATGAGTCTGGTGATGCAGGTATGGGTGGGCTTTTGCCGCATGATTCTTGTCTGCATGCATTTATTCTCATTCCGGCAATATTGTTGTCATGAAGACGTGCTTGAGTAATGCATAgacttttttttggtgtttacatttgttttagGCCATCTCAGCACAGGATGAAAAGCTGGCCCAGACCATGTACCTGCCTCTGGCAGAGCGCATGGTCGAGAAAATGGTCAGGGAAGAAAAGATCGAAGCAGAGGCAGAGGTAAGGAGTCCGGATAACTATCAGATCCTGTTTTAAATTCACTTATAGAGCTCTtaaagatatgtttttttttttttttagtgaactGTTTAGGCttgtctgtttgcttgtttgtttgttttccccctgTTGAAAAGTTTAATCATACCAACTATACCCTACGATAGGACTACAGTTTTCAAATGCGAAATTGGTCTTGTGTTGCAGTCTACCTGGCTTTAAAAAGGTGTCAGAAAGTTTTAAGTATAATTTGATGAATCTCAAGAGAGCTAAAATCATGTTGCTGCCACTTGGTGCCAGTAGGCTTAATATTAATCACATTCCTTCTAACATTCATATTTGTTCCTGGTTTTGTATGTGTTACTGTAGGTACAACTGTATTTTATGATCCTGGAACGCCTGGGAAAATGTGTAGAGGCCCTCGACGTGATTAGAGGTCCACTTGggggtaggtgtgtgtgtgtgtgtgtgtgtgtgtgtgcttcccaTGAATCCTGGAAAAGTTGAAATTTATAGATTGgttttccagtcatggaaaacacctggaaaattgGAAAACTGACAAGATGTCCTGGAAATACTAGTGAGATCCTGAAAAATTAGAAAGTTTgagattgtgatttttgttaGCACATTGTATTTTTGTGCATGGTGTTGTAaaagagggtgttgagagctcaaactgtttgtaaacacacacagttgtacTGGGTTCATGATAAGTAATTGGCGAAAAGCTGCATTGAATGAGCTTTTTCCGTCACCGCAGTGCTGATTGCAGTGACAGAGGCGCTCACATCACTGATCTGAAACTTGgatatgtttatctgcagaatgtgggtttcagagaagctttgaatgaagttgaagcaaataagtaaataacagGTTGACTGTAAATTGCATAGTGGAAAGAAGACCCATAGTGATGCctctcacattgcaaggggtcattttactgttaaaaatatctatattgcttaatgtagctaaaatgtttttaaacgTAAAAATGTTGTACAACACACGATGTGTTGACAACATGTAATTTGAGATGTCAGTTTTACACAGTTTTGAGCTATGTGGCCACTTTGCCCATTTGAATGATACTGGGATGTGACCTGTGAGCAACAGCTAATGCACACaagtcattaaatatttttgtaaaGTCCTGGACAATGATTTCCGTAAGAGTGTGAaccctactgtgtgtgtgatttgtatttttttttctacttttgaGGTCCTCACAAGGATAGAAAGATTGCAAAAATtcttcaaatgattttttttgtttatgagtTTGGAGTATTTACATTAACCACAGTCAAGGATGGGGATGAATGTCATCAATGGAAAGTCCACATAAGTATTATACAAATCTGTATAGGTATTAACATGCAGTATGTATAACTGTTCTGAGATATTTCTGTGGATTTTGTAATTTCTGGTGTGTGGAAGAGAAATTCTCATTCctccccactgtgtgtgtgtgtgtgtgtgtgtgtgtcttcccaCAGAGAAACTGACCAGTGAgttacagagcagagagaacaAGTGTATGATGCTCTACCAGAGGCTACAGCGCTGGCCAGAGTGCAACTCCTTGGCCCACAAGCTGCTACTCAAAAAGTGAGCTTGAGTTTCACATCTGTCTTACAAGATGCTACTCAGACCGTCCCCGTGCCGTCATCATTTACAGCCCCTGATGCACCAAGCTGATGGCTGGCGGTTGGCTGTCAGTCCTCTTTGGGCCTGCTGTGTCCAGAGATCAGTGATATTGCGACAATGGCACTGGGTTAATTATGTGCAGTGTGTCAGATAAAAAAAGAGACCAACACAACGGCTGTGTAATGGTCCACTATACTATAAGCAttataaaaagttaaaatattttaactgaCGGGATTTACCACCTAATATTATGTGGTAGGCGACATCACAGAACAGAAATTACGGTGGATTTGATCAATGACCAGTTGATTAATTTAGGTGCAGTAACAGTGAAATTATGAATGACCAGCGACATAAGTCCAAGGAGATATAAACACTTCAGTTTGCTATGTCAATGTAGTATAACATTATAGCCATATGTATTATGAGTTTTATTGGATATTAttttataaaacaaacacaaaacaattttgTACAGTAGAATTTTTATTCCTGCAAACTATAgatcaccatagcaacccacTGTCCTCAAGTGTTTGTTGCCATCCTGCTGGCTCCatcatgctgtttgtttttccatgccGTATTGCCAACTGCCATTTGCCTTTTccctaaaaggaaaaaaaaaggtttccaaTACCGATTTTGTGGTTGATTATCATGGCACCGATCAACGCTTTGAAGCGTTCGGGTCAGCCCTACTAACAGATAAGACGAGTTGTGATAAACAAACTCTGTTGCACAAGCAAAACACTGATGGTTGGGGTTGACAACGCCAGAGCCAGTTGGAAGTTGTCAGATATTTGCATGATTTGTATAAAGAAACCAGAGAATGGCGTGAAAATGAAGGGTGAacactgatgtttgtttgttttttttttttttatgttcaagTCAAAAAGTAGGAGGAAGCCCGATGAAGCAGTTTACAAAACTTATTGTTTGCTACATTGCCTTttactacatttatttattattattttatttattaagtttACTAATTTTATTTACTAAATAGTGCTTTGTTGGTGTATGGTTAGACTTATAGACATTTTTGATTTTGCTGTGCTTGACTAGCGCCCAAGAAATTGTATGGCTGTGCTGGAGACATctatatttttagtatttttttttctccataatcCAGAGACTTCCATTTTACTTTTGCCTCATGCTGGTatggagtgttattttctttctgAATTTGCATGCCTGTCAACCATCAGGTGtagtctgtgttgtgtgtttttagcaGGAGACATGATGCGATGCAGAGTGATCTGACCGTCTGCCTTTGTTGGTGCTCCTTCTTTGAAGTCAGCCTCATTTATCCCAGGGTTAACACTTGTCTCTCTTTCCAGCCCTGATGATTGGCAGTTCTATCCCTGCTACTTCGACTCTCTCTTCCACCTGATGGACGATTCATGGACCCCGCCAGAGGAAGGAGAGCAGTAAGTACAGGGGGCTCATTTTGAGTCAGATGTTGGTGTGTGTCCACTAAGTTCATGTCACCGGTCCAACATTTGGACTTAATGTCCAGTAGGGTCTCCCTATGCATATTTGAAACCTGTCTCCCTACAGCGATGGCTAAATCTATATTTGTGTTGGTCGAttagcattttatttgaatgtccttctctttgtgtttccttctctctccagcTGTGTAGAGGGTTCAGTACATTATACTGTGGCTGAAGTGGTCAGGTTCGTAGAAGAGAGAATTAAAGGGGAGGACAGCAAAGAGTCTCGTCCACTCAGAGGCCCCTACCTAGCCCGCCTGGAATTAATACACAGACTAAGAGAGAAGGGCTGTCCCGAAGAAAGCCAACTAGGTAAAATCTCAGATTGTAAAACATTTATACACCCTTGTTCTGTGAAGGGCCTCGCATTTGACCGTCGGTAATTTGGTTTTAAACAGGTGAGCCCTTAGAGTTAATGCTGCAGTTCTTTGGGAAGTTCGGAGACAAACCTTGCTGCATCACAGACCTAAAATTATACCTACACCTGCTCTCACCTGACCAGCACATTCAGGTAAAACATCCACCAGTTTTGTTGCACTGTTTTTGAGGTCCCCCGTGTGAGCTGAAGTtgtgatatcttttttttttctttcctttctgctcatgttttagTTCATAAACCGACTAGGTGAAGCAGTTCCACtgggggaaggaggagaggagggatttGCTTTTCCGGAGGATACCAAAGCGCTACAaaggcatttgtgtgtgtgtcagctgagcCGTGCACTCGGACTGCATCACGCTCTCGATACGGATGGAAAGCTGCGGCTTATCACAGAGCTCAAAGCTCACTATCATCATGGGCTCCAGTTTGGTAAGAGCATTGGTGTTTGCTTTCGTAGACCCTTTTTTAATACTTGGCTTTCTGGGCAGTCAGATTATCATCATATAGAGTGAAGGCATAAAATACAGgtgcagtgtttcccctagaAATCTGGCTTTGGTGAGGGGGGATGTGCGCGGGCGATGCGTGCACATGAAAGTTTTGGGGgtacacaaacattttggaggGTGGGGACAATATTAATAAGTTTCTCAATATTCTTCAGATTCTTcagatttgtatttatttactgaaaTTATATAAATTAGATTAATAACCAACCTCATTgtatttagtttatttgataaaaacaCGGTCTAGACATGTTCTGTAGAAACATGacgttaaattatttctgttgtgattttatttattttttaatttaaaaatgaattccaGTCACCAAACCAGACACATGACCACACTAATAGCAAAGTGTAAATGTGCTGCACCTCCATAGAGCAACTGTTGAAACTgaaatcaaatttcatgcttggtCCTAACTCTATATGAgtcatatttccaaaaacaatgcacatcaaGTACTGAAGTATTTAAGCACTTAAGTACTGTGATTCTGCATGTATCACAATTCTATGTCAcagtttattgtcattttgttttttgaattatatCCATCcaggaatttttaaaaaatccatttaaaattttaatttaaaaaagaagaatcaCAGTTCTTAAGTGAATTGATTCCTCTGCCCCAACCCCGATCAGATATGCGTTTTGTAAATGTGATCCACCAAAATCATATGTAGACTCGAGGGCCTTGTTGTAAATGCTTAGCTAAGCTTTTACAGTGAATAAtgactgttttttcccccttcaatAGGGAAGACGTCTCTGAAGACGGAGCTGCAGTTTTCTGACATGTATTGTCTCATGGCAGCTCACGTATATATCGACCTATGGAAAGAGAACGGTGAGTCAGTATTTTTCTTTCCTAAtcactgtctgtttttgtgataatgtgtgtaaaagtggGGTGTTGTATGTCGTAGGAGACGAGAACATGGTGTTGCAGTGTTTGGGTCTCCTCCAGGAGGGTCTGTCCCACAGCCCCTCCAACGCCCAGttcaagctgctgctgctgctcctctacTGTCACCTGGGAGCCTTCGAGCCTGTCGTGGATCTCTACTCCAGCTTGGACGCCAAGCATGTACAGCATGACACCATAGGGTCAGTGCAAATCAGCAGAATCCTCTATTTAAACCACATCTCTAACAATTGATTTAAGAGCGTAAATATGCCCTCTCTTATCTTTAGGTATCTGTTAACACGTTATGCTGAGTCATTGGGTCAGTTTGCTGCTGCCTCGCAGTCCTGTAATTTCTCCCTCAGGTTTTTCCACTCTAACCAGAAAGATGTAAGTCTATCCCACTTCAAGATGTAATTTCAAGTAGATTAGAGCCTTTTAAAGGTGAGGTGCACATgcttgacttgatttgactcttttttttttttctccccttgtCCTTTTGCCAGACCTCAGAGTATATCATCCAGGCATATAAGTATGGAGCATTTGAAAAAATCCCAGAGTTCATTGCTCTCAGGAGCAGGTTGAACCAATCGCTGCACTTTGCCCAGGTCCGCACGGAGAGGATGCTGCTGGACCTATTCCTGGAGGCCGACAtgtgagaacacacactcacaccgaCACATAAATAGGGTGTCTGTGGTCCTTAAAGTGTCTTAAATTCAACCCCATAAATATTAGTTCTTAAATAGTCACAATTTTGAATTCATTACCTCTTAATTTCTTCATCAGAGTCAGTACTAATAATGTTACAAAACTCTTAATCTACTGAACATAGCACTGCCTTTATATTGACTTGCTACGCCTAACCTCTTGGAAAAACAGCTATTGAATATTAACCCAGCACAGTTTATACTTACCTGTGATATCAGTGTGACAGGTAAGTATAACTAGTGAGAAATTCAACAAAATTTTTTTACATA comes from Myripristis murdjan chromosome 12, fMyrMur1.1, whole genome shotgun sequence and encodes:
- the naa25 gene encoding N-alpha-acetyltransferase 25, NatB auxiliary subunit, translating into MAARGHVQDPNDRRLRPIYDYLDNGNNKMAIQQADKLLKKHKDLHCAKVLKAIGLQRTGKQDEAFTLAQEVATLEPTDDNSLQALTILYREMHRPELVTKLYEAAVKKVPLSEEYHSHLFMAYARVGEYKKMQQAGMALYKIVPKNPYYFWSVMSLVMQAISAQDEKLAQTMYLPLAERMVEKMVREEKIEAEAEVQLYFMILERLGKCVEALDVIRGPLGEKLTSELQSRENKCMMLYQRLQRWPECNSLAHKLLLKNPDDWQFYPCYFDSLFHLMDDSWTPPEEGEHCVEGSVHYTVAEVVRFVEERIKGEDSKESRPLRGPYLARLELIHRLREKGCPEESQLGEPLELMLQFFGKFGDKPCCITDLKLYLHLLSPDQHIQFINRLGEAVPLGEGGEEGFAFPEDTKALQRHLCVCQLSRALGLHHALDTDGKLRLITELKAHYHHGLQFGKTSLKTELQFSDMYCLMAAHVYIDLWKENGDENMVLQCLGLLQEGLSHSPSNAQFKLLLLLLYCHLGAFEPVVDLYSSLDAKHVQHDTIGYLLTRYAESLGQFAAASQSCNFSLRFFHSNQKDTSEYIIQAYKYGAFEKIPEFIALRSRLNQSLHFAQVRTERMLLDLFLEADIVLSLEESVKAMGLSPEEDDIPWDSIRDNRDLTVFTSWDPKDRHLTEEHRRLSLEEESVWLRIRSLTLRLLASLALLGHTPSQQNSEMANENGVGDKSSILSSLLSQLDQTLQTAAQIAEKHTQYPFLGPPSTRLAPALSSGSCQCQVAALQLSVHLQELETLGLDESSELQTQICNGFKSLVVQLQEILNKCKGDLLEMKDSRLKTWPSLLEIHVFFVETVCIVFWMASYCAKVLRPLKASLQKKKKKKKDTNTALPAVVCGFQEFTGSLQELLAQALEHIKGQETGMTALKLASFTLEGHTQEEGSFIKAAMDKVQSSYLRSLQEVGDLLKKRAETLKNLKI